The following DNA comes from Meles meles chromosome 8, mMelMel3.1 paternal haplotype, whole genome shotgun sequence.
TAGTCAAGGAATCCAATAATTTATACTAACACATTGGATTTCTTGAAAGtgtattttaattctattaataAGATGCAGAGAATCTTCTTCAAGTGAGTTCTTCTGATAGAGTGCGGGGAGAGGGAGTCTCTGTCAGCAGGCTACCAGCAAGTGACAGAGCAGGGGAGCACAAAATAGGAGCTattagaagtctgctctggtgagggaTGTTGCTCAGGCAGCTAAGCAGGCAGGGATGAAACCCTAGCTGgagcagtgtggtctcaggatctgtGGGGtaacagaaagactgggggtacctgagtgtggcagaactTCCAGGTATCAGtacggggaagctggctgcaaaaAGAGTGAGCCCAGGAGTGTGGTCTCAGCTCCTGGTTGCCATTGACCATGTTCCGTGACACAGTCGGGCCACTTCTCTTCAAGCAGAAGTCCACCAAGTGCCAGAACTGGGGAGACCTCCCTTCCACCCCTAGGAGTAGCAGGCTGGGAGTGCACTACAGGAGTCTGCTGGCTTTGGAGGCTGGAAAGGGCCTCAAGCctgagatagaaacactcagtcacaggctgggtgagtgtcaagtgtggctggagaccagagagacaggagtgattgactccTTTTCcctgggggctcactgaggagtggggccccaagctttTGGTTCTGGGGCAGAGATTGGGAGGTTGCcatttcattctcatcctctaaagctgtGTGGAAAGTCTTCAGGagacaaaagccacatagagcaaacTGGAGATTACTCAGCCTTGCCCCTGGCAAGGGTAGTGCcattctgcctggggcaaagacatttgagaatcgatgcagcaggccccacccccagaagatcagcaagaacatccagccaagaccaagtttatgAATCAATAAGAACTTCAAAACTCTAGAGCTAGGGGCATAGAACACCTAAAACTCAAGACTTTtaccccatgattctttagtgtttcaactttaattctttaaatttctatctttttaaaaaaatttttcttccttatttttcaatCACCATCCTATTTTatcaactactttttaaaaatctttgtttaattttcatttttatagtcatactCTATCCCTTCAtagtatttaatcttattttgtatatatctataaacttttgtgtgtatataattatattaattaactaattaattaattaggaatgcagtttcttctaacagaccaaaatacacccagagcCTActgtatggctctgttctattcacccacctgatcatattctctttttGTTGCTGTCGttgctgctttttatttttttcttttgttaaagtctttttatattttcatcttcctttcaaagtctttaattttatttttgtatatatacgtttttctttctttacaattttgagatgtagtttACTCTAACAAACTGACCAAAATGCACTCAGGAGATAGTGTATTGCtttgttctgttcacctgtctgtttatatcccttctttcttttcttgttttttttttctttctcttttgttttttcttgtcttttaaaaatttcttatgaacattttcctctttctttctatgAAGAAGGGATTCTGTTTTGCTAATGACTTCTAAAAGTGAGGGACTTTTTGAGAATCAGTTGTTTAAATCTTGATAGAAAATGTGtgtcatgaaaaaatgttcatcatcgttagccatcagggaaattcaaatcaaaccctcattgagataccaccttacaccagttagaatgtcaaaaattgacaaggcaatagacaacaaatgttggagagcatgtggagaaaggggaaccctcttacactattggtgggaatgcaagttggtataggcACTTtggacaacagtatggaggttccacaaaatattaacaatagagctaccttatgacccagtaattgcactactgggtatttaccccaaagatacagatgtagtgaaaagaagggccatatgcaccacaatattcatagcagcaatgtccacaacagccaaattgtggaaagagtcaagatttGCCCTTCcccagatgaatgaataaagaagatgtggtccatatgatgaggaagcaggaggctggctggggaCAAAGCAAAACCTGGCACcatgcaccccctctccacctgctcccctcagtaatatgtgtgagattcctcaggcacccctgactgccctaaaagaaaaacaaatagttaacttgcagagatcacaatcctgcaaggcagggtctcccttggtttacaaatgtcctagagatttacaataAAGAAGGtaccttatcaatagcccaatttccagagacgaacaactcagttcctcaagccctaatatcgccctcccctccataaacaaaactgaaggaggctgaggtagaagggaatgtaaataaagttaaatttcttttaaacctaaatctcactaacaaggatgcttgatagcaggaatgtgacattccaccaggaaactcccaattgtctttatgttagtgcctcattagaggaaAAATGGCCTTGGCTTGATAGTAACCAGGActtcaatatcctgacagtcttctttaccctgatagcccttctgaacaccccctttgtcctcacctacccaacttctaggtatataatcagccactcctcacatCCTCGAGGCAGCATCTCcatctgcccatgggtcctgtcccatgATTTAgtaaaccacctttttgcaccagagacatcttaagaattctttcttagccttCGATTCTGAatctcaccccaccgaacctcacctaggttctagaacgtcatcacatatatacaatggaatattgttcagtcatcagaaaagatgaatacccagcttttgcatcaacaggggtgggactagaggagatatggctaagtgaaataagtcaagcagagaaagtcaattaccatatggtttcacttgtttgtggaaaGTAAGGactagcatggaggacattaggagaaggaaggggaaaatgaagtgggggaatcgaaaggggagaggaaccatgagagactatggactctgagaaacaaactgagggttttggacgggagagggatgggaggatccgttaacctggtggtgggtattaaggagggcatgtattgcatggagcacttgtgTTATGCACAAACattgaatcatggaacactacatcaaaaactaatgatgctctgtatggtgactaacataacataattttaaaaaaataaagtgtgtgtgtgtgtgtgtgtattcttttccctctttggcatttttatttacattccctAAAAATTCCACAAAATGAAGGAGCAAGTCAGTACTGGGACCTTTTCTCAATGTCAAATTATTCACATTCACCTACAATTAAattcactgaaataaaataaagcatgtgTAACACTTGCTGTGGCATAATGAGTGACCAAGTTAAAACCTGCTTGTCCCTGTTCAGTGGACTGAGAGCTCAACATAAGAAAACATAATTACCGGCAGCTCTGCAGCATTGCTCAGAGTTTCACTTGACTGGCTGAGAAAACACTGCTTCACTTGTCTCATGGCCTCCTCAGAATCAGGAGATGAGTAGTAAGGTCTAACTAAGTTTTGGTATTCATCCATGCTCACTTGAGGATCGATTGTTTTGTTAATCACTTCTTCCACGAATGGGCATCCAGAACCTGGAAGAAAACATGCAAAAGTGGTCTCAGTTATGTAGGTATGAAGCCATTTTTGGGTGTCCCTAGGATGTTGGTCATCTTCTTACATCCCAGGAGACACATATTCAGAGAGATCATGGTAAATGGTCTTGAGTTCTCAATTCTAGCAAAATAAGCTCAGGATCTAGGATTTCCTTTAAACCTAAAAACATGTGTGCCCTCTCTCCACCCACACACTACCTCCATAGCCCAGAGAAACCAAACACTAGTAACTATGAAACAGAAGACACTGGAGAAATGAGATGCTCTGCACTGGACTTTGGGGAACAGGAGGTCTTCCAGAGGTCCCTGACACAATCTTCTCTCCAAAGTCTGTCCTCCCCAGACAAAACTCACCTGCAAAGCTGGAAAAGGGGAGGGCAATCAGCACAAGGACTCTCAGCAACTTCATGGCTGAGGGCAGCTCTGGTTGTCTGGTGTGTCAGGGAGGAAGGAACTCACTTTGGTGATGAGCACCTAGGAGTCCTCCTTTTATTCTCCTGCTCACTACCTTCATCCCTCCCATAAATGAGGGAATGGTCACATGATGAACCTGGCTTTGGACCAGGAAATGACAGCAAGAATCAGCGGCAACCCAGCtagcttgtgctctgtctgtagGAACCTAGGAGACAGAGCTTGTTGGAtccaaaacaattttggaaatGCAGTAATGATACATGGCTTTAGAAGAAATTAATGCAAAAGTGCTTGCTAACTAATCCTATTACAACAAAGTGAGCTTGTGTTGTCATCCTTGTTCTTTTATTGGTGTGGTCTTCAATCTGCTtgcacccctccctcctccttcttcaagGTTCATAAAGCTTCCTATCCTGTGTGTGGGATCCTGCTCCCTTAGCACACCATCTAGGCTCAGTGCAATACCACATACTTTCTCTTGAGGGCAGGCTGCTCTGGCCCATAGACACTTTAGTCAGGGTACTTGATATTTGGGAAATAatcacaagttagaatggccaaagttaacaagatagtaaacaatgtgtgttggagaggatgtggagaaaggggaaccctcttacactgttggtgggaatgcaagttggtgcagccactttggaaaacagtgtggagattccttaagaaattaaaaaggcaattgggggaaattggagggggagacaaagcctGAGAGacttggactctgaaaaacaatctaagggttttggaggggtggggggtgggaggttggctgagcctggtgatgggtattatggagggcacttattgcatggagcactgggtgtggtgcataaacaatgaattctggaacactgaaaagaaatttaaaaataaacaaaaatttaaaaaactaaccaCAATGTCTCATTCTCTCTGAAGGCTCTTTTTGCAAAGAATGTATCATTTAAttaattcaatttcattaattcAGTCTATTATAAATCTATGAAATTTTTTTagttgtttagaatttttttccccccactgattCGAAAGATGATGTGAAGCTCTAGAGCAAGTGGTTGCTCAGCAGAGGCAGTGTGAGTGAAGGAAATGTGACCAGGTCTGGGCTCAAGCAGATGTGGATTCAAATCTCAGAGGCAACACCTAATCATGAAGTGTCCTCAGGCAATTGAAACTTTCAagcttccttttcctcatttctcAAATGAGCATTAAAATACCATACCTGGTTTTGCAAGGATGATACTCTGTGAAGAGCTTATCCAGGCTTCAAACAAGGTAATTCGGAATAAATGGGAggttctatccatccatccatctatccatccatccatccatccatccactgttCAATAGTAACCATGAGCTTTCCCCTGACTGGGGCCTGTGCTATGTGACCCAGATTCAGTTGATCCACCAGGAATTTGACCTTGGAAAGCTTACTTCTTACAAGAAAGACAACAAACATGCCCATAACAGAATGAGTGGCATCAGAAAGTATCTGCTTTACAGAATCACAAAAAAACCACATGGGACAGCATCCTGTACAGAGGTCCAGGTCAGCTCCAGGAGGATGGACTTTAAATCCTGGATGAGTGGACAATGATATCAAGGAGAAGATCTGGGAAAGAGTGTTCtatgcagagggaacagcaggtacAGAGGCTCTGGAGCACTTGGTATTTGGCAAGATAAGGAAAGCACACACAATGTGCTGCTGGGTTTCAAGAGAGACACAGGACAGCCTCATTCTACACAAATAGAAAAATCACATCAGTTTAAGCAGGGACAATAGGATGGTAATAGGAACAAGAGAAACAAAGTTGgctcaagttaaaaaaatgaaaaagaaatcgaTGAGAAAGCCAGAGACACGAGTTAATGATTCATAAATGCAGCATTTGCTGTTTGGATTATTGGGTTATTTTTTCCCATCATTCAGCTCCAGCATAAGTAGCCAAGATCAACACTAATTTAGGGAGAGGCTAGAAATAGGAAAGAGGGTGATGTACTTATGTGTGTACTTTCCCTTAGTTGACCATTGCTGCCAGTCTCTGTTCCAATGAAGGGCTTTAGTGATGAAATGAGGCTTTTTGGCCAGGTCTTAATGGGACTCTCCCTGACGCCCAAGATATTATGAAATTGTCCTGTTACCTGCTGGGAAACAGGTGTCTGTTTCTTATTCAGTAAAAGAGGTTTCTTattcagtaaaaaaataaaataaagtactataaaataaataaagcaatataaaatgaagtaaaataaaataatgtcccACATCATTTACATGGTGGCCACAATAAGAAGTGTATCTTGTTTTTAACCTTCATGTTTTCTCCATTGCAGATGATAATCATTCTCAAATGAATTAAGGAACAGTAAACTCAGCCCACAAAGGACTCATTGGCAAGCCAGTGTTGACAAAAGAGAGGAGACACCAAAAGGTCAGAATGCATGTGTAGCTAGCCTGATGTTTTCTCTTCCCAAAAGGGGATTTAAGTCAGTCCCCAAATGATGCACAGAAACTAGAGGAATGAAGGAGCCTTCAGATTGGGTGTTGGTGTGACACCTATTGATCCCCTATTATGATAAACTGGTGTATAGGTGAATTTGTACACGTGCAGATTTTACTCCCAATACCTTGTGTCATGTGAGAAAGAGAATGTATGCAGCAAGGGAGAGTTATTTTTGACATGTCCTCTGGCTCATGCAAGACCTATATAAATGTACAGCAGTGTTTTGGTCATATCAGGTCTTGCTATACTTCATAAAAGTAATAATATTCAATGAAAGCTACCTTTTCTCATTGTTTCATGCATCAGCACAAAAACCtatcaagaaattattttaaaatttagatgatCTTTAAGTGATTTTAAATTGTAAGTTACTGGTGTGAATCAACTTTGCAGTATTTGAGGAGAAGAtagccctttttttttaactctttccaTGAAACCAGTTCTGCCCCTCACCTGAGGTGCTGTTGGGATGTTAACCTCAGGCACGTTCTTTGGAATGAACCTCTTCCTCATTATGATCATGCCAATCTCTAGAAATTAGCGAGGAAGGGACTTCCATAGGCCAGCAATGATAGGACAGGTCATGGCCTTtgagacatcttttttttttttttttttttttttataattttttttcccctttttattaattttttcagcgtaacagtattcattctttttgcacaacacccagtgctccatgcaaaacgtgccctccccatcacccaccacctgttcccccaacctcccacccctgacccttcaaaaccctcaggttgtttttcagagtccatagtctcttatggttcgcctcccctccccaatgtccatagcccgctccccctctcccaatcccacctccccccagcaacccccagtttgttttgtgagattaagagtcatttatggtttgtctccctcccaatcccatcttgtttcatttattcttctcctatccccctacccccccatgttgcttctccatgtcctcatatcagggagatcatatgatagttgtctttctccgattgacttatttcactaagcatgatacgctctagttccatccacgtcgtcgcaaatggcaagatttcatttcttttgatggctgcatagtattccattgtgtatatataccacatcttcttgatccattcatctgttgatggacatctaggttctttccatagtctggctattgtagacattgctgctataaacattcgggtacacgtgccccttcggatcactatgtttgtatctttagggtaaatacccagtagtgcaattgctgggtcatagggtagttctattttcaacattttgaggaacctccatgctgttttccagagtggttgcaccagcttgcattcccaccaacagtggaggagggttcccctttctccacatcctctccagcatctgtcatttcctgacttgttaattttagccattctgactggtgtgaggtgatatctcattgtggttttgatttgtatttccctgatgccgagtgacgtggagcactttttcatgtgtctgttggccatctggatgtcttctttgcagaaatgtctgttcatgtcctctgcccatttcttgattggattgtttgttctttgggtgttgagtttgctaagttccttatagattttggatactagccctttatctgatatgtcgtttgcaaatatcttctcccattctgtcagctgtcttttggttttgttaactgtttcctttgctgtgcaaaagcttttgatcttgatgaaatcccaatagttcatttttgcccttgcttcccttgcctttgccgttgttcctaggaagatgttgctgcggctgaggtcaaagaggttgctgcctgcattctcctcaaggattttgatggattcctttctcacattgaggtccttcatccatttggagtctattttcgtgtgtggtgtaaggaagtggtccaatttcatttttctgcatgtggctgtccaattttcccagcaccatttattgaagaggctgtcttttttccattggacattctttcctgctttgtccaagattagttgaccatagagttgagggtcgatttctgggctctctattctgttccactggtctatgtgtctgtttttgtgccagtaccatgctgtcttgatgatgacagctttgtaatagagcttgaagtccggaattgtgatgccaccaactttggctttgttcttcaatattcctttggctattcgaggtcttttctggttccatataaatttgaggattatttgttccatttctttgaaaaaaatggatggtattttgatagggattgcattaaatgtgtagattgctttaggtagcatagacattttcacaatatttattcttccaatccaggagcatggaacatttttccatttttttgtgtcttcctcaatttctttcatgagtactttataattttctgtgtatagattcttagtctctttggttaggtttattcctaggtatcttatagttttgggtacaattgtgaatgggattgactccttaatttctctttcttcagtcttgttgttggtgtacagaaatgcaactgatttctgtgcattgattttatatcctgacactttactgaattcctgtacaagttctagcagttttggagtggagtcttttgggttttccacatatagtatcatatcatctgcgaagagtgatagtttgacttcttctttcccaatttggatgcctttaatttctttttgttgtctgattgctgaggctaggacttctaatactatgttgaatagcagtggtgataatggacatccctgccgtgttcctgaccttagtggaaaagctttcagtttttctccattgagaatgatatttgcggtgggtttttcatagatggctttgataatattgaggtatgtgccctctatccccacactttgaagagttttgatcaggaagggatgctgtactttgtcaaatgctttttcagcatctattgagagtatcatatggttcttgttctttcttttattaatgtgttctatcacattgattgatttgcggatgttgaaccaaccctgcagccctggaataaatcccacttgatcgtggtgaataatccttttaatgtactgttgaatcctattggctagtattttggcgagaatttttgcgtctgtgttcatcaaggatattggtctgtagttctcttttttggtgggatccttgtctggttttgggatcaaggtgatgctggcctcatagaatgagtttggaagttttccttccatttctattttttggaacagtttcaggagaataggaatgagttcttctttaaatgtttggtagaattcccctgggaagccgtctggccctgggcttttgtttgtttggagatttttgatgactgtttcaatctccttactggttatgggcctgttcaggttttctatttcttcctggttcagttgtggtagtttatatgtctctaggaatgcatccatttcttccagattggccaatttgttggcgtagagttgctcatagtatgttcttataattgtctgtatttctttggtgttagttgtgatctctcctctttcattcatgattttattgatttgggtcctttctcttttctttttgatgagtctggccaggggtttatcaatcctattgattctttcaaagaaccagctcctagtttcattgattttttctattgtttttttggtttctatttcattgatttctgctctgatctttatgatttctcttctcctgctgggtttagggtttctttcttgttctttctccagctcct
Coding sequences within:
- the LOC123947972 gene encoding mammaglobin-A-like, producing the protein MKLLRVLVLIALPFSSFAGSGCPFVEEVINKTIDPQVSMDEYQNLVRPYYSSPDSEEAMRQVKQCFLSQSSETLSNAAELPNMIYESKWCEKF